The Juglans microcarpa x Juglans regia isolate MS1-56 chromosome 2D, Jm3101_v1.0, whole genome shotgun sequence DNA window CCAGTTGGTTTTACCGGTCCGGATCGAATTCTTTACAACCCGAGGTGTACATGTCGgaaatctataaataatgataaaatttttcAGTGATCCtcttaaataaaaatgctttgtttcactatatattaattagagaTGTTTAACTTCGATTTTGTcctctttaatatatatatactatagctAGTTGATGTCACGTATTTTAATGCTAAATACTTCTCTAGTTCCGCCAATATAACGGGTCCAACGAGACATGCAAACTCAGATACTTACATTCACAAGTGCGAAAATTGCTGCggcttaatttaatttatttcaacaaTTCCACAAACATGGCATGTAAACTTTTTCTCAGCAGTCATTCCGTTGAAAGAGCGTGGGAAACTATCCTATTGCTGCCAACCGGAATGATGTCAAAAGAGGGGCTACATCAGACTCAGTTTCACGTCGAGCTGTCTCCAAATAAACAAACATTCCAGGACTTCgaacagaaaataaagagagagccACACCAGCTCCATCCGATCACTATCACAAAACAGAGTGCTAAGTAACGACAAATCTGGATGACAACCACCCTGTCCATAGTAAATGCTGTGGTGACCTTTGGTCTTTCATGAGAGCACCTATCGGAGTTTCCGTCCCAAAGCAACTGCTTGTACTTATATACCTCTGTAGCTACCACGACTGCCTCAAATTATTAGTAACCTTTTTGCCCCTCTCTGGAAGGGGCAGGTAGATAGTAGATACTGCTAATTGTCATCAGATGACAGAGGGAATAGACCCAGTCACCTAGTCTAGATGCTGACAATTAACTCAGTGACTTTCATACTCATTTCCGAGAAATTCCTATGTTTTTTGTTCCGAGTATGTACAAAAAACTGTTGAgcggaaaaagaaagagagacaaaaaaaaaaagagtacctAGTGCCTCGTCACacggaggaaaaaaaaaatggaaaagagattgagaaaaataacaacaaagaaCAAGGCACCAAACGAAAACAAAGGTTGATCCCGGGCCTCAGCCTACTGCAAATTTGCCAGCATGGGTACGTAGGGAAAGAGATGTAGATAGGCGAGATTATTTATCTACAATCTCTGGGCCTCTGTACCTTGCTCTAACCACAGAAACGTCCTCGGGTTTGATCTCCCTCTCTTGAAGCCACGCAAAACCTTCCCTCTCCTCTTCAGGCACTGATGCCCCATCAACTGAaattcacaaaaagaaaaataatcaagaTTTCCATATCAAGTAAAAGGCATTCCCCCCCATTTGTAAGTTGTAGGAAATTACTCGTGTACTAAACTCTGACATGAAGCAAAATGGTACCTGAGAAACTGGTGAAAGGAAATTCGAGGTAGTATGTGCAATGCCGGCCATCAGGTTCAGAATATGGAGGGCCAAGCACATCTAACACCACGCATGCTGTCACTGCCGTGAAGCAATGCATGTTACCTCCATCGGCAGGATAAAGGATAGAGGTGTTGCAAGGAGCAGTAAAGTCGGAGTCAACCTTAACCTTGGCCAAACGAGCAGCAGGATCGACTGTGACTGCAAAAATAAAAGTACGTCAAATGGTgattcttttttccaaaaacgAGGAAGGGAAAGCATTGAAAATGACATTTCTAGTTGTAAGGGCTTATCTTGTCtatcaaactcaaaacatttttgaATGAAGTTAGAGTAACAAGCTAACAGAAGCGGGTTTCCACACATTCAAATATAAGATGCTTAAATCGCGCCCAAAACATTTCTTCAAGCATTAAGATGTAAGATACTACCTTTCTTAtgcattactctttttataaGTGAAGTTCTAATATAACCATCCTTCCCCCGTTCTTAAAAGAGACTGATTTTGGCATCGTATATTAACACCAAATTAACTCATGTAACACTGGATTTGTACTAATGGCTGAACCGTGTAAGCACGCAGTACTAGTCATTCAAACTCCGCTTTTCCTCCAAAGGAGAAACTTTGGATGGTATAACGTGAAAGGAAAGACTTACTTTCTGAAGGATTCAAATCAGCGGATGTGTAACTAGGGCCATCAACCACCCAATCATACGAGTTAATGTGCATGGTCCCGAACAGAAGCTTACTGAAAACCGTCATTCCGGGGTGATTATGAAGTGGTATAACACCAGATGGCGGCAAGCAAAAGATCCCCATCTGCAATGATAGAAAAGGTTTGTGAGACAAGGTTTGTGAGACTCGGGTAAAATAATGTTCATGTGCATGGCTTTGGACGCAAAAAGCCATGCACTAGGATAAACTGATTTTGTCTCGTCACTGCGTGATGGCACCTCAGAGAAGCTTCCATACCGAGAATTTCTCACTCTCATAGAGTTGAAAGTACGTTATTTCTGGGGTTCTCCGGGCACCTTGTGGCCGGAGACACGGCATATCGGGACTGAGGCCAACATCCTCCGGTTTCATTTTGTCTGCAAAAATGAATTCAGGCCAATCAAGGACAAATTAAATAGATGAAGAGGAAAACCACAAGCTTTGTAGAAAGCTGATATCAGCAATGCACAAGTAGAGCTCATGGTATTAGTCCTATGGTACTATATCATACGCCAATGCGTCGTAGGGTTCCAAACTCCAGATACtcattattagaaaaagaatatgaaaaaaataacaacaaccGAATCCTGCCATAATTTGGGGTGGCATTTAAGGGATCAGGGGTGTGACCCGTTGTAGAAGCCATACTCGTTGTTTGGAccgaaaacaaaaaaggaaaatgttgttCCCAACATCCTATGAtaactatttaatataaataaccGATCCAGAAAGGAACTGATCTTACTTAGGcgaattacatttttttttttttttttatcaagacGATATTACATTGTTTGCCCCGAGTCATAGATATTGTTAGAACTAACATCTCTAGATAATGCAAATACCACTCGAAACCCAAACATATCGATGTTTAAGAGAAAAACggaaaacagaaaaattaaCCAAACTCAGAAACTGCCAAATCAAACTGTCCCTAGAAACCAATGCACAAGCCAGCAGAAATATTCGATTCGATCAAATTTCAATACCCACTGGCGCACTCAGAGGAAAAAGTCTTATTCAAACACAGAAGTCAATTCTACCATATATAAAGAAGCAAAACATACCCAAAACAGCTCGTAGCCGTTCAATGTCTTCATGGGATGGCACAGTCCCGGTACCACCAT harbors:
- the LOC121249807 gene encoding plant cysteine oxidase 2-like, which codes for MGIETTRADRKVNKELREFPKATNTTSKSKPRKSRRRGKKTSPVQKLFQTCKEVFANGGTGTVPSHEDIERLRAVLDKMKPEDVGLSPDMPCLRPQGARRTPEITYFQLYESEKFSMGIFCLPPSGVIPLHNHPGMTVFSKLLFGTMHINSYDWVVDGPSYTSADLNPSEITVDPAARLAKVKVDSDFTAPCNTSILYPADGGNMHCFTAVTACVVLDVLGPPYSEPDGRHCTYYLEFPFTSFSVDGASVPEEEREGFAWLQEREIKPEDVSVVRARYRGPEIVDK